From Paenibacillus sp. PK3_47, the proteins below share one genomic window:
- a CDS encoding methyl-accepting chemotaxis protein, producing MKQGRNLKFRSVGIKLFVILFCTIVLLSSVLGLTSYYSAKGIITKEVAAASSQAIVQAADKLDFLFTEYEALSRQFAVDSALKADLESVNNPATGTVAKTAAEDRIRRKLDSVKGSDERVLSIRLVSRSLVDVESYKATGTVGVRSDEGVQARIGEIESAKGNPVWFPVRSKGFFDVYGEPALTMGRLLRNIQHPEAEYYMLIEIKGKALTDILSNLHIGQAGELRILDTEGRIVYEDNEALLGQPSYINAGARTPAEEQSFTAGNEDGTPQLVVYQPLATAEWTLLGYAPVSDFTQSADKLLYITLLVVLAAAIIALLIGYILVRLIGRPLGKLALLMEEGEQGNLQVRTNFKGRDEIGRLGQSFNRMMEQIARLAGQSSASAAAVLATSEQLVAASGTISAHAKEVAAATGEIAQGSASMAAEAERSNRNVELMGDKTRRVEEINAVMDASAGKVIAVSEQGAGLMKTLVAQSESTMEMMMLIQENTAKLRESNHLIRSILAPMIAVNKQTNILALNASIEAVRAGAAGRGFIVIADEIRGLANQSNQSIASVSSITEEISRHIEDTVAVVGEAAPLFREQITSVRESSIIFEGVREEMEQFISYISQSSDAITELAAFQQQLGESMASVSSVVQQTSASTEEVASMSSQQFVVSEELVALSGKLEALAEDLQQSLTSFKG from the coding sequence ATGAAACAGGGGCGTAACTTGAAATTCCGGTCGGTAGGCATCAAGCTGTTTGTCATTCTGTTCTGCACCATTGTATTGTTGTCCTCCGTCCTGGGGCTTACCTCGTATTATTCAGCTAAAGGTATTATTACAAAAGAAGTAGCTGCGGCCTCCTCGCAGGCTATTGTCCAGGCGGCCGATAAGCTGGATTTCCTGTTCACGGAGTATGAAGCGCTTTCGAGACAGTTCGCAGTTGATTCTGCGTTAAAAGCAGACCTGGAATCCGTGAATAATCCCGCTACCGGAACGGTTGCCAAAACAGCTGCTGAAGACCGGATCCGCCGCAAGCTGGACTCCGTCAAGGGTTCGGACGAACGGGTCCTCAGCATCCGGCTTGTCTCCAGAAGCTTGGTGGATGTAGAGTCCTATAAGGCCACAGGCACCGTCGGTGTCCGCAGCGACGAAGGGGTGCAGGCCAGAATCGGAGAAATTGAGTCGGCGAAAGGAAATCCGGTATGGTTCCCTGTACGTTCCAAAGGATTTTTCGATGTGTACGGTGAGCCTGCTCTCACTATGGGCAGACTGCTGCGGAACATTCAGCATCCGGAAGCGGAGTATTATATGCTGATCGAGATCAAAGGCAAAGCTTTGACTGACATATTGTCCAATCTGCACATTGGTCAGGCCGGAGAGCTGCGTATCCTCGATACGGAGGGCAGGATCGTATACGAAGACAATGAAGCTTTGCTGGGACAACCCTCATACATAAATGCCGGTGCCCGGACGCCGGCGGAAGAGCAGTCTTTTACCGCCGGGAATGAAGACGGTACGCCTCAACTGGTTGTATACCAGCCGCTGGCGACGGCGGAATGGACACTGCTGGGCTATGCTCCGGTAAGTGATTTCACTCAATCCGCAGACAAGCTGCTGTATATCACTTTACTGGTCGTGCTGGCCGCAGCAATAATCGCATTGCTTATCGGCTACATCCTGGTCCGGCTGATCGGCCGTCCGCTCGGCAAGCTGGCCCTGCTGATGGAAGAAGGCGAACAAGGCAATTTGCAGGTACGGACGAATTTTAAAGGCAGGGATGAGATCGGCCGGCTGGGCCAGAGCTTTAACCGGATGATGGAGCAGATCGCAAGGCTTGCCGGCCAGAGCAGCGCTTCTGCGGCGGCAGTTCTGGCGACTTCAGAGCAGCTGGTTGCGGCCTCGGGAACCATCTCGGCACATGCCAAAGAGGTGGCTGCTGCGACCGGGGAAATTGCCCAGGGGTCGGCCAGTATGGCAGCCGAAGCGGAGCGCAGCAACCGGAATGTGGAACTGATGGGTGACAAGACGAGGCGGGTAGAGGAAATCAATGCTGTGATGGATGCGTCGGCGGGAAAGGTTATCGCCGTGAGTGAGCAAGGGGCTGGACTGATGAAAACACTTGTTGCACAGAGCGAATCCACCATGGAAATGATGATGCTCATCCAGGAGAATACCGCGAAGCTGCGGGAAAGCAATCATCTGATCCGCAGCATCCTGGCCCCGATGATCGCTGTGAACAAGCAGACCAACATTCTGGCCCTGAACGCGTCGATTGAAGCTGTCCGCGCGGGGGCAGCGGGAAGAGGATTTATCGTCATTGCCGATGAAATCCGCGGGCTGGCCAATCAATCCAACCAGTCTATCGCTTCGGTATCCAGCATTACGGAAGAGATCAGCCGCCATATTGAGGATACCGTCGCCGTTGTCGGTGAAGCGGCCCCTCTGTTCCGCGAGCAGATTACTTCTGTGCGGGAATCCTCGATTATTTTTGAAGGCGTACGGGAAGAAATGGAGCAGTTCATCAGCTATATCAGCCAGTCGTCAGATGCGATTACAGAGCTCGCCGCTTTCCAGCAGCAGCTGGGCGAATCCATGGCAAGCGTCTCCTCCGTAGTGCAGCAGACAAGTGCTTCCACGGAAGAGGTAGCTTCCATGTCCTCGCAGCAGTTTGTTGTCAGTGAGGAGCTTGTAGCCCTGTCCGGTAAACTGGAAGCATTGGCTGAGGATTTGCAGCAGTCTCTGACTTCTTTTAAAGGATAA
- a CDS encoding AraC family transcriptional regulator — MPELTGSLFQQELLNGEYIPHFFAYYYKQWSNYTMAYHQHNSTEIMYLISGSCIVDVQKGTAGGECFRLKRGELIMIDAGVPHRLIVEGEASCRMLNVEFGFTENRGVAPSIGKLAGEEEALAELLRTPFSSLVLPDPEEIFHVLKALVLELDQHGTDKGIMVQLLFSELLLRISRLRRGQLEASQQPSQLYVRRAIEFLYQNYDRSIQVKEIAAAVSVHPGYLHRIFRAQTGRTLTDYLNVLRMDKAKMLLGQSEIPVAEIADYVGVSSRQYFHLLFKKYAGCTPVEYRNSIERYSWAGEGLGPEI, encoded by the coding sequence TTGCCGGAACTCACCGGAAGCCTGTTCCAGCAGGAGCTGCTGAACGGGGAATATATTCCGCATTTTTTTGCCTACTATTATAAGCAGTGGAGCAATTATACGATGGCCTACCATCAGCATAACTCCACGGAGATTATGTATCTGATTTCGGGAAGCTGTATTGTTGATGTTCAAAAGGGCACAGCCGGCGGAGAATGCTTCAGGTTGAAGCGCGGAGAGCTCATTATGATCGATGCCGGTGTGCCTCACCGGCTGATCGTGGAAGGAGAAGCCTCCTGCCGGATGCTGAATGTGGAATTCGGCTTCACGGAGAACAGGGGCGTTGCCCCGTCGATCGGCAAGCTGGCGGGAGAAGAGGAGGCGCTTGCTGAACTGCTGCGGACCCCTTTTTCAAGCCTCGTGCTGCCGGATCCGGAAGAGATCTTCCATGTGCTGAAGGCCCTGGTACTGGAGCTTGATCAGCATGGAACGGATAAAGGGATCATGGTTCAGCTGCTGTTCTCCGAACTGCTCTTACGCATCTCCAGACTGCGGCGCGGGCAGCTTGAGGCCAGCCAGCAGCCATCCCAGCTCTACGTGCGGCGTGCCATTGAATTTCTGTACCAGAATTATGACCGGAGTATCCAGGTCAAAGAGATTGCGGCCGCAGTGAGTGTGCACCCGGGTTATCTGCACCGGATCTTCAGGGCCCAGACAGGCCGTACGCTGACCGATTATCTCAATGTGTTGCGGATGGATAAGGCCAAAATGCTGCTCGGACAGAGCGAAATCCCGGTGGCGGAAATCGCCGATTATGTAGGGGTCAGCAGCAGGCAGTATTTTCATCTGCTGTTTAAAAAGTATGCAGGCTGTACCCCGGTGGAATACCGCAATTCCATTGAACGTTACTCCTGGGCTGGTGAAGGGCTGGGGCCCGAAATATAG
- a CDS encoding alpha-glucosidase/alpha-galactosidase has product MSFKVTFIGAGSIGFTRGLLRDLLTVPEFRDIEVSFMDINSHNLQMVTELCQRDISENGLKISIKPTTDRREALRGAKYVFCTIRMGGLEAFATDVDIPLKYGVDQCVGDTLCAGGIMYGQRGIAEMLEICRDIREMAAPDVLLLNYSNPMAMLTWACNKYGGVRTIGLCHGVQHGHQQIAEVYGLEKSEVDIICAGINHQTWYISAKHRGKDLTAGLLEAFECHPEFSRTEKVRIDMLRRFGYYSTESNGHLSEYVPWYRKRSSEIMDWIDLGSWINGETGGYLRVCTEGRNWFETDFPNWMKDPALEYTPANRGEEHGSYIIEGLETGRVYRGHFNVVNNGVISNLPDDAIIEAPGYADHNGISMPLVGELPLGPAAVCNVSISVQRLAVEAAVHGDDKLLRQAFMMDPLVGAVCNPKEIWQMVDEMLVAGEQWLPQYKAAIAEAKERLASGELVPTLDGNEGAARLKVKTVEEMQLDREAANKNAGESDKGKDREKVQQ; this is encoded by the coding sequence ATGTCTTTTAAAGTAACCTTTATCGGAGCCGGCAGCATCGGATTTACCCGCGGACTGCTGCGTGATCTGCTTACAGTACCGGAATTCAGGGACATTGAAGTGTCCTTTATGGATATTAACAGCCACAACCTGCAGATGGTTACCGAGCTGTGCCAGCGGGATATCAGCGAAAATGGCCTGAAGATTTCCATTAAGCCGACCACGGACCGCAGAGAAGCCCTCCGCGGGGCAAAGTACGTATTTTGTACAATCCGGATGGGCGGACTTGAAGCTTTTGCCACGGATGTGGACATTCCGCTGAAATATGGTGTGGATCAATGCGTCGGGGATACCTTATGTGCAGGCGGGATCATGTACGGGCAGCGCGGCATTGCCGAGATGCTGGAGATTTGCCGCGATATCCGTGAAATGGCAGCGCCTGATGTACTGCTGCTTAATTACTCCAATCCGATGGCCATGCTGACCTGGGCCTGCAACAAATACGGCGGTGTGCGGACCATCGGTCTATGCCACGGAGTGCAGCATGGGCATCAGCAGATTGCCGAAGTGTACGGGTTGGAGAAATCCGAGGTAGACATTATTTGTGCAGGGATCAACCATCAGACCTGGTATATCTCTGCAAAGCATAGGGGCAAGGATCTGACTGCCGGATTGCTTGAAGCCTTTGAGTGTCATCCGGAGTTCAGCCGGACGGAGAAGGTGCGGATTGATATGCTCCGCCGCTTCGGCTATTACAGCACGGAATCGAACGGCCACCTGAGCGAATATGTGCCCTGGTACCGCAAGCGCAGCAGTGAAATCATGGATTGGATTGACCTCGGCAGCTGGATTAACGGGGAGACTGGAGGCTATCTCCGGGTCTGCACGGAAGGCCGGAACTGGTTCGAGACTGATTTTCCGAACTGGATGAAGGACCCTGCGCTGGAATATACACCGGCGAACCGCGGGGAAGAGCATGGTTCTTATATCATCGAAGGGCTGGAGACGGGCCGTGTATACAGAGGACACTTCAATGTTGTGAACAACGGGGTGATCTCCAACCTGCCGGATGACGCCATTATCGAAGCGCCGGGTTATGCTGACCATAACGGCATTTCCATGCCGCTGGTCGGTGAGCTTCCGCTGGGGCCTGCTGCGGTGTGCAACGTCAGCATTTCAGTGCAGCGGCTGGCCGTGGAAGCGGCTGTACATGGGGATGACAAGCTGCTGCGCCAGGCCTTTATGATGGACCCGCTGGTCGGTGCCGTCTGTAATCCGAAGGAAATCTGGCAGATGGTCGACGAGATGCTGGTGGCCGGCGAACAGTGGCTGCCGCAGTATAAGGCGGCGATTGCTGAAGCCAAGGAACGGCTGGCTTCCGGTGAGCTTGTACCGACGCTTGACGGTAATGAAGGTGCAGCAAGGCTGAAGGTGAAGACTGTGGAGGAAATGCAGCTCGACCGCGAGGCGGCGAACAAAAACGCGGGCGAATCCGACAAGGGGAAGGACCGGGAGAAGGTACAGCAATAG